AACTACTTTTTTGAATAATGGGAGGCAAATCAGCATTTaaagcagcccctgcccatttttttttttcctatgttaaAAAGAATTACCACCTTTTCCAGTGTGTAGGAACGGCCAATTCCCATCcagtttcaggttttctttggtTCCGAGGCGGAGCCCCTGAGCAGAGTTTGGTTATGACAGCGGTCACTGCTGAGACGTGAGGACACTGTCACCCACCAGTTACGGAATAACTCTGCACCTGATAAGTAAGTGCAacagctcttcagcagcaggaatATACCCCTCCCTTTAAAAGCACACTGCTCTATAGTTGGTAACGTTCCATACCCTGTTGCAGCACCGCTCACTCAGCTCTCCGCAGTCTGCACTAACAGGAGGGGCTGAAATCCGCCAGAGGAGGCAAACAGGTGGTGCTGCAGCGCCTGTAACCGAGGGCAGAGCGACACGTCTAGTACAGCTTTAGTGCACAACAGCGCTGGTATACGAACAGCGCTACCCACTGATTAACCCACTGGTAAAGCGACACCGGACCCCGCTGTGCTTAAGAGTGATTTTTCCTCACCTCTACATTCCGGAGGTGAAATAAccccccctcctccagccagTTCCACATCTGTCCACGCTACAGCAATAAAGCACAGCTGGAAACTGCAGGGAAGTGAACAGCCTCACAGAGAGGGGCCAGGCTGTGTGTTTTACACACTTGAGGCCACTTCCCTGAAGACATACCACCCTTTTAGGACAAGCAGTTAAAACTGACATAATCGTGATTTATTAACATGAATTAAAATGCCCAACCAGTGCTGCAATGTgacagtatattaaaaaaaattaaagatcaTATACTGTACTACTTTCACAAAgatcacactttttttttttttgcaaaagagaCTTATTATATACAATACTATATCAAATGAAAGAAGCTTTAAGCAATTgtacaagcaaaaagaaatacagtatttacagCACTCATCGGAGACATTAGAAACAGTCTATACATTAAATTACAATTCCTGCAAATAACTGATGAAACAAAAAGCCATGTCCACACCAAAACTATAAAAATTTGTATTGCATTGTTTTCTAGCTCTATGCACACGAAGAACTGttgacagaagaaaatggggaaaaaaaaactgttAGTGCCATCACTTAGCCTGTGTACTTATTTAATTACATATGTATAAAAGTAATATAGAAAACATTCACTAAATGAATTTAACTGCaacaataaaattttaaagattatGCAGCATCAAACCTACTGCCAGAAAAAACCGCTGGAATGTccacttacaaaataaaaagaaatacctaATACTGGCTTAACAGCACATtttcaggaattttaaaaagcaaaaaatggaaagaatacAATGAAAGAGCActggtgttttgcttttataCAAAGTATCATGTACAAGCTTTAAAAAGTACCTTGAATAGGTACATACGAAATATACACAGGTTATattacagaacattttaaaaatgtttagaatTAAAGGGATCTGTTCTAATGCCACCCTGACCCATGGTAATTGTTCTGAAAAGTGGGCGGCACCTGTGCTCTGTGAATGGGGATCTGTCCAGGCACAGGGGacgcctgctgctgcccttgcaCTCCGTGGGGAAGGGTTACGGAGCCGGGGTGAGGGCAGAACCCCGAAGCAGTGGGTGTTGCAATACTGTTTGGTCCTTGAGGTTGGAGGTGAGGACCCTGACCGGGGAGTGGACAATGAGGTCCTGTTCCAGCAGGCTGATGTTGAGGTCCAGGTCCTAACGTTGTGTGATGTGGGGCTTGTGAGGAATAAGAGGACACGCTCGCGTGAGCGGCTGAAGGAAAATGGGGGGGTCCTTGATGAGATGGGTGGTGTAACCCTTGTGCTGATGCTGGGTGATGCCCCGAGCCTATAACagtggagggggggggtggaggagggggaggtgcAGAGTTTACAACATGCTGGTGTTGTGCTTGCAAACCTTGGTGTCCCGCTGAAGGATGGGGAGGTTGGTGGTGGGGGAGAGGACCTGGTGGCGGAGGCGGCGGTGGCAAATGGTGACCAGCAGCCTGAGAATGAATGTGCGATCCAGGCGCTACTGCCATGGCATGAACTGGACCGACGACGTGTGCTACGGAGTGCTGCTGATGGGTACTTTGCTGCTGTACAAGGTGAGGGCCTGGAGCAGGTGGTggcggaggaggaggtggagcgGCAGACGCTGATGCCTGGTGATGAATACTGGGGTTCTGAGAAGGCAAAAAATGCCCTGCCGTTACGTGGTGTCCCGGCACCGTCTGCTGACCCGCAGTGCCGGGAAGTGCTTGATTTGGTCCAGATGAAAAGACAGTCTGTTGGGGGATGCTGCCCTTCAGCTGACTGTAACTCTGAAAGTTTCCAGAGGGCTGCTGGCTTTGATAGTACGTAgaagaagggggtgggggggggggcgggggaggtgGTGCATTGCTGTTCAAATTTTGTTGGTTAAACTGGCTGTAAGAAGCTGAAGATTGTCCTGAAGTTGTCTGAGTAAACAGGGGTCCGCTAGGCTGCTGCTGATTCCCAGGCGGAAGGGTTGCTGCCGCCGGATAGAAGTTGCGGTGTGTTTCCCTCTGGGGCGTTCCAACTTGAGGTGACTGTGGATGATGAGGTCTGTACGGAGATCCCAGCTGCTGCGAGTGAGGCTTTGGTGAAAGATAACCATGCTGCACGGGCGCGTGGGGCGTAGAGGACTTGGGAGGATTTTCGACGTGAGGTGAAGGGGGGCAATGCAGCTTCAAAGGTGCAGAAGGCAACTTCTGTGAATGTGAAAGTTGCTCAGCAGAACTGCGCAGGTGTGATTGAGATGGATGGTTTTTTGAAAGTGCTTGGACGTTGTTTGTCAGCTGTTTTTGTTGCAGCTCGGATTTTGGATGGTTCGCACATTCGGCCTCGGGTGCATTAGCTGCAGTTTCCCAGTGCGAATCCGGTTTTGTGGGTGTTTTCCCAAGTGACTGCGTTGAAACTACAGGACTCGGTGAAGAGGgctgaaatgaagagaaagTCAGTCAGTGCAAAACATTCCGAATATTCAACTACACCCGTGTTAGAATGAAAAGAACTTCCTAGAATATTCTTTCCCTCTGACCGTGAAAAGAAGTGTTGAGGCACAGTAACAATAGAAAGCTTGAACTTAGCAAGACACCATTTTTAGCAAGGATAGATCAATCATTGGTCAAAGACTAGcaagtgtattttaaagtaGTAACAGAAATACGACCCATCAGGTCAAAGTCAGAATCTGTTATTCCAAGTTTTAGATTTCTGAGTCTGTGAGAAAGAATTCCAGACGAGACCATTTACAAAAATAACGCCATTTTTAGAGTGATTTAACATCTTAAAACTGGCATAGCACAAGCAGGTAAGACTAACCGTTACAACCTGAATTACTTCATTTAATACCGTACAGGCAGCTACTCAACATCTTTCTTCCTATCAGTACCTCTACTCCGGCAGTGCCAAACCCTGACGGGGCAAGGGCAAACTCCTGTTAAGCTATGAAGTACATAAAGCCTGTTACTGCTGTCAGTTCTGACTGCCAGTTCTTCACCATTCACCCCGCAGAGCTGTGGCGACACTGAATCCACCGATACAATCTCTTCCACGTCTACAGAACGCAAGATCACCTATGAATGCTTACACAGAAACCAACTTCTTAGCATGTATGGAGTACCACAACTATTCTTACCAATGTTCACCTATGTTAAGTTACCGCACAGCCAGACGAACACGCGTGTATGTAACCTTAGTAGTAAATCATGAGGTTAACTTTAAGATAGAGACGTACATACATACTCATATGCATATTATACAACAGATGTCTGCGCAAACACACGCGCGCCTGCATACGCTGTGCATACCTTGCTTGCTTTTGATGGACTCTTACACGTCCTTTGCGAAGTATCTGGGGACGGACATTCAGAAGTAGGCTCTGGATTTTCCGAATCAGGTTCTACAGACATAAAGCAGAGACAAATATCAAAGTGGGAAAATCTAGTCTTTCACAAAGATGGTCAAGCACTTTATATTTGACTTTAAAAGAGCTACTGATGTTATTGTAAGAGACTATTCAGTATGTCAAGTGTCACACAAGGTCATCTGCTTACTGACCTTTCATAAATTCAGGGAAAGAAGGGACCTTAAGCTGCAACTGGGAAATGAGATTTGAATGAGATGAAGGTGGAGACGGTAAACATGGGCTAcaaggtgattctccccctaCAGATGAAGCAGACCCAAACACAGTATTAGAATGATTACTGACTACCACAGGGGAACTGGTTAGATTTATCTACCTTCGACATGATAAATCAACTCACCACTGTCTTTGTCTTTCCTGTGATCACTGAGAAGTAAAGCCCTCTGATAACTTCGTTCTCTCACTTGTTCCACAGAGGTTGATGCAGTCCTAGAAGAGACAAGcgtaatttaaaatttaagagaATGTACTTCCGCAGACCAAATTTAGGACAATGTATATGCAAATACTGGGTCAGAGAAAATTTACAGTGTTACCTGGCTCTTACATGCAGTCAACTAGTTGTACATAACTGGGATTTATTAAGTAATTTGTATCTATTTTCTCCCAATTTTCAATATACTGATTTCCTGCCACCTTGTTACATTAAAAGAACTCACATTTCCTCTTAATAGGGAAACAACATCTGTAAATCTCTggggtttgggttattttttctccttctctgaccCACGAAAAGTGAaaaactacatttaaaaaaaataaaagttgcagGTACTACTTCATATTCTCCATTTGTAGAAAACTGTCTTCTTCCAAAGCTggaaatgtggggtttttttgttttgttgtagtTTAAGAAACTGCTCTTTAATAGTGGATCTGTAATTATAAATACTTCACAACTACAAATACACTCCGTTTATGCTTCTACTAACTTGCCAGATAGTGTGTAAGAAATTAAGAGTCATATCTGCTTTCTATAGTCAATTATGTCTAACAACCAGATCAAGAACACCATAAACAACAGCACTCTGtaaatctcttctttttctttcaggcaaAACCTTACAGCATTGCTTTACAATACTGTTGTACTGAAATTTTGGTGCTGCTGTCTACAGGATTACTCCAAAAACTTGCTGATAAATTCTTCCCCCTTTAGCCTGTTCCCACATTCTTTGCTTACAATACAATACACTAGCTTCTGCACAGTGAACTTTCAGCCCCTTTTCAGTGAAACTTTGAAGATTCCACTTACATTCTCTCTACAACTGGCTCTACAAAATCCTTCCATTCTGGAACAGCTGGAGCATCTGAGCAGGAGGATGTTCCAACTCCTCAGCCCACGTTCATCCCCAGTACTGTTAGGCCTTCTCTACAGCGTAAAGAACATCTGCAGGGTATATTTTGTGCTAATAACATTTTTGGAGACAGCATCACCACAGCTGACCTTAAGGCTACCAAAAACGCAGTGGAAAATGTTGTGCAATGTTTATACAGACTGAAGTCATTCCCTCGCATCCCCCTTCACCGTGTCTGTCTGCCCAGGATTTCTGGTTGGTGGGGTATCTGGTGTGACATCCAACAGAGCACGTGCTCTGCACACAGGGGAACCATTTAATGATCACAAACAACGATCCGAGTATCACCACACGCTCTCTACCTGGGCAGAAGGAGCCGTTAGGCAGACTGCATGCAGCCCTGCACACTGCAtttaagcagcagcaagcaACCACCACAAACACATTCCCCCCAgatcactgaaaaacaaatatcCTGAAGTCTTCTGTAAGCTTTTCCTAATCAATACAGACTATTTTCCTGTTCCACCCTTCCTCCCTACAGTACTTTTGGAAAGGTTTTGAGatttaagatgaaaaaatattctcttcaGCCCACAGACAAAGCAGTGGAGATATAAGGGCATGAGAGCAGAGCCAAGGCCATGCTGAGAAAAactaaaacccaaaccaactaAAAATCTCTCACAGCACCctctccatcctgctgctgcttatcTCTCCTCCACACACCCTAGCAAGCACACCCAGCCCAGCTTGTGCAATGGTGGAAGGAGCACGCCTACTCACCGATGCCATTTTCTATAAACTTAAAACTGTACTTTACCTACATTGAGTTTATAATCTACAGAACTAGGCAACTTGTTTTGCTTAAACCAATACCTATTTTGctctcagaaaataaaaaagcaaagcacaatgAAAATAAGCTAACCAGTATCTTATGGGTAACTTTCCATCTATTCTAGTCTTTACGAGGTATCTGCTGTATTTCTGAGGAAAGAGGTAAGATAACTCTACTAATCTGAAAGAAGAGCCCTCCAATTAGTAATCTGCAACTGTACCCTTACCTATGAAAACTAGATTTCAAATAGAAAAGACTTAGAATTAAGTAATTCTTCAGCACTTTAGTCCTACAGTTTTATGGCTTACCACTGAACTTCTGGTTCATTCTTTTCGCTGGAAGAAGATTCTTTAATTGCACAGTTGTTGCTGTTGTCTTCTGGGGCTGCATTATAAACAGTAGTTGGCAGTGGTAAAGGTAGGCTTGCAGCGGTATCAGTTTGCTCCCCGTTTTCACCACTGTTGTTAAACCCATCATTAGCACCGTTGTTACTAATATTTCCTCCACCAGCAGCATGAGGAGATACAGTAACCAGAGGGaagttttctgtctttgagCCGCTTTTTCTAGCTTCTCGTTGTCTCTTACGGTATTCTAATAAAGATAcctagggagaaaaaaaaaaaaaaaaaaatcacaaacattAGAAGGGAAGTTGACTTGTTCCCTTCCTCACCGTTTCTTTCGGTAAGACATACCATTTACTTGGTTCTAAAAGAAAAGGGATAAATTAATTGAAGATACTTCACCACATCTGCAGTGAATTTCTGGAGTACTGAGCTACTACCAATGACTGTAAGGATGATGTAAAAGTTTCTGCCAAGAGAAAGTAGTATGCATTTTGCCTCAGAAAAGAAACGGGCAATGACGCAGGTCAGCAAAAGGTTTGCTGCCGAAGTCATACGGTTGGTTGAAGCTACAGGGCACTTCACAGGCCTCCCCTGGAACTGCACCATTAGAATACTGATACAGTAAAGCTCATCTGAAGAGATTTCACACTGTGCTCAGTCTGACTCCCTTGTATGAAAAACCCGCTGTGCTTCTGCTTCACTCTTGATGCATGCATCAAAGGACTCTAAGCTcttcatacatttttctttaatatatagAATTCACAACTTgaaatttcattcttttcccagtttattttgaatttctgtCTTTACTGCACTTTAAAAGAGACTGATTAAGAACATACTTTAAAGCTAAATTCCAAGTAAAGTTTATTACCAAAACCAGTAACACACAAAGGCAAGAGTGGTTTCtaaattatacatatttttttatataaaatcacTACATAAAGCTTCCATAGAATAGAAAAGTTTAAATGTTTAGTAAGTTCTcttcagtgagaaaaataactttcaacAGTTTTCCCTATGTATCTTCAGGATTTCaagcagaaagctgaaatactgaCCTTCAGACCTACTTTATTCAGTAATGACACTGGTTTGGTGGAAATGACATTTGAtgtctttcaatatttttctctagTTATCAACAACCTACTCAGAACCATATAGAACCCAAAACAAGAAACTAAGgagcaataatgaaaaaaaattcatatttaACTGGCTTAGTCCTCGATAAAAGTGGACATCCCTCTCTACACAGAGAGAACTAAGGCAGTCTGCTTTGTCTAAAGTCCTAGGGCTTTGTGTTTGTTCACTTTCAAACAGATCTACCCACTAGAAGACTCAGCTACAGGTCAGGATAAAACcagttaaaaatactttatttttagtaaaagaAAGTTTTGGTTAAGAACTGCTcttgttttcaaacaatttCCACATCACATGACTGGGATCCCTTGAAGAATACTGCTTTAAAGCAAACCTGGATGTTAAGAATGCATGAAATTATGCAATGTGTCCACAATGTACAGGACCATACCAAAATGTGATCAGCTTGTACAATGGTGAGAGAAAATAGAGCAGCAAATGCCCATAGACATGTTGAAATCTGGAAAATCTCCTTTAATAACTGCATTAAGTACATTGTCTTACATGATTCTAGGCAAAGGGTTTTATTATTCTACTAAAATTCTTGTATTCTCTGCTTCTCCTTAGGCGagattccccccacccctttttacACTGTAAAAAGctgcccttcccccccccccccccccccccctttttttggCGTCTTGTCTCTTCAGAAAGCCTAAACCCCATTCTTTCAGGGGTACAGATACAGTTTTCTCTGACTGTTCCTTCAAACAGAGACTTTTAGACAGCAATCCTGGGCAGcttgtgtgtggtgtgtgtcaGGAGGTAGccacactttttttcatttgaggaTTAGCACAGCATAAACCCTCAGCAGTAACAACCTGGAAGAATCCACAATTGTCAGTGCTTCAGTAACCCTCCCTCCTGTTCCTTGCTAAGTGCTGCTgggatttgaaaagaaattaatttaaccTTCAAAGAAGAAGGAAGCTACAGAAATTTtggcttttctggttttttggcTTTGCCAGAAGTAACACACAGAGGATCTGTAAAATTTTCAAGGCCAGGATCAGGTAAGAACAGAGCTCCTACCATCTTGCTTCGGTTACATCTCTGCTTGAAGCACAGTAAATGAAAACCCAATTCtgatggagaacttctgaagaACCATGAGTGCTCCCTAGCAGGATGTCCCCAGAGCACAGGGAAGAAGGTGTGTCAGGGGGTTTCAGTGGgaccaaaaaaccaaaacccctttCTGCATACATGTGCATACACAGAACACACACCACCCCCTCATCATTAtttccataaagaaaataaatcacatcTTTCAAACAAGAAAGATTACTCAGTCTGTTATGACACAGAACTGGCCAGCTGTTGCATTAGAGAGACTATCGTCTTCCATGTTTGTCATCCTTCTTTTCTGCAAGGAGCAAAGGTAGACTCTGCTTTCCTGTACAATTAGACAAGGACAGTTATGCAGAGTAGCTTCCAGTTCTGGTTCAAGCTGCCCATGACCACACAACTTGCCTACAAGAACCATTTTGAGAGCAGCAGACTTAGATTGTGCTTATTTTTCAAAcacaatattttataaaaaaagaaattaagccaAGAAGATTTCTTGGAACCTAGGATTTCTGTGTAGTTCTAACAGTGAAGCCATGACACCTTAAGTATATAAAAATGGGCTTTTTAAAGCATCAGTATCATACATATGTTAGTGCAATTTCTTGCTGTAATTCATAACAAATGTTCGCAGTACATGATCGCTCTGATACTAGCATATATTCTGTATAACAGAATATTGTAATACTTGGTGGCATAAGCAACCTTTTTCAGACCACAAAAGCGATTATTTAATGAGCAATTCATTTAAGACTCATATGAAATAAAGGTGAATGTGTATCTATtacttggaaaaattaatttactactGGGTATATGCAGCTTTACTCTTTGCTCTTCATTACTGCCCCTGAATAATGTCTACTATATTACAGTACCTAAAGATAAGCCATcagctgttttttattttatgtttctttccGTTAAAGAAATATCATTAGCAGACTATGTAACACAGACCAAATGATTCTTAAAATtataacctttttcttttgtggaggATTCTGGGGTGTGCAATTTCCATCCATCAAGTTGTCGTTATTGACAGTCCTTCCAAAGCCAGATGAAATTCCATCTTCTGAAGTACAAAAAACAGATGCTTCCATGAACATGCCTCTAGCATCGTCTTGAATCAGGCACTTTGACTCGTTTATTCTGAATCCACCTCCTACCTCCAACTGATGTGAAGGGGTCAAGTCCCTCAAATTAGAATTCATTGAGAAATTTACACCTGTCCTGTCGGGACTTTTTACCCAGGAAGAATAAATTGTGCCCCGGCCACAATGAGCAGTTTCTAATTGGCTGTTTGAATCAGTCCTATCATGTGTGGGGGCTTCCAGGTTTTTATGCAGTGCACTTTGCTCAATAACTTCGagtcccagctgctggaggtcTGATACAGATTCCATTTCTCCAGTGCACTGCCGTGTGACATCAGTCCTATTCCTTGGACTGGAATATCCAATAGTCTTTATTTCTTGCAGGCCCATTTCTGTCAGGTTGGAATTTCTGAAAGAATTCAGTGCTAGAATCGATGCTCTGTCATACCCCTGtgtgaagaaaaagcatgtcAACTATTTTTTCACACTCCAACAAAATGGCAACTATTCTGATACTCAGTTGTGCCTTTAAGTGGGATTAAAGGCCTTCCAGTAACCATGAATTtgtctggtttaaaaaaaaaattctacagcCAGACACTTACTTCTATTATTACTATATATcatgtaaaagcattttaataaaatgcatgttAACCAAAgtcaaaataaactttaaaagccaggttttcttttataactcaaagaggaaggggaggagcTTCAACAGGAGCAAGTCCCCAGCCAAGAAATTACAAAGCATTTGCTTCAGTTGAACATAAAAAGGATCCTCAGGGTCAAAATATTcatttggggggtggggaggaaaacGTACTCTAAAATTTTGAGACAATATTCAAATCAGTACTCtgtagagagagaaaaaaaattaagttaaagaAACTACTTTTGTACTTCTTAAAACTGTACTCAGCACATATCCATGGTTGGAAGCAGCTTTTCTCAATCACCATGctttaatgttttcataaatccttttaaaattatttgtattacaaAGCAAAGTTCCTAAGTAAAACCTCTCTATTTGAGTCAGATAAACATTAAAACATTCAGTTACAATAGTTTGGAAGCAATTGTTATATTCAGTCAACAGCTACGATCGTATGAAAAACTTTGTGTATTTCAACAGTTAAGATTTTAACCTAACACACACCCCCCTACATTATGTGCTGAACTCCCAGGGGAGACTATCCAGATCATTCATTTACACAGCTGGCCAGAAGTGAAAGTCTCCAGCGTTGGGACACAGACACATCCATCCCCCAGGCTGGGAGTACTTGGGCACATTCCAGCAGCACTTGCTGCTCCTGAACTAATCCACCCACATCCATTTATTacctttctgctctgctctctcaCTCTGAGCATAATTAGGCTTAATAAAAACCATTACAAGATACTGGGGTAACAAGGAGAAATGTTAATTCAGATTTAACTACAGGCTGAAAAGCACAagcattgtttttctgttcttatctATAAATTGCAGTAGTTACTCCTTTCTATGACAGCCATCAGGATTTTTAAGTAGATAGagagaaaggggagagagaaacatttaaaacacaaaatgaaacaggtGAAGTGGACATACAGAGTAGTaagcaaataaaacctgcaTAGAAGTTACCCGTTACATTCCAGGAAACCTGCAATGCCTGGTGAAGAGCATTTACTAAGAAAGATGCAGTCATACAGGTGAAATCAAGATACCCTTTGCAGTTTTTGGCAAATATCCTTACCTCTTGACTGTAAGCTCGCCTTTTTATTTCTGGGGAACTGTCAGGTGAGGAAATATTCTACATGAATAAGAAGAAATTGCAAGTCAGTTCTAGCAGGAGTACCAATAGTGATTTACACTAGAATATCTAAACACATTCTCTGAACGTGCTGAAATTCACTATAAATCTTACCTCAAAGTGCATGGTATTTCCATGTATACACGGAGTTACAGGAGTAACTGGTGAATATATGGGTTTGTAACCATTTCTACAAGCTTCATCTTCTGGTTTTATCCTAGGTGGAGTAGCAAACAATGATGCCTCGGAGACAGTGATGTCAGCATGAGTCGGTGTGGCATATGGAGAAGGAGTTGGTGTGGAGGTTTCTGAGAATGCAGACTCCAACAGCTGATACAGTCTTCGTTTTTTTAGTGGTGTGGTTAGATCTGTGTGTTAAAATTAGAGAACAGATAGAAGAGGTCTAGATATAGTAATCACTTACAACTGTTTAAGTACCTGATGTAATGAATTAAATATGGATGAAGAATTCCATATGAAAGAATCAGTAAGATTACAAAAACCTCTTAAGGGCAGGCTTCCTGAAAAAATACACTCTTAAGAGCTTACAGTTACATCAAAACCTGAAACTTGTGTGCTAGGATGATGGCAAGAACTGTCTCTGTTTCCAGAATAGGTAAAGTCAACTTCCTTGCATTTTTAAGACTGTTCAGCTAAAAAGTGGAAATTCCAAGTTCAGGACTGTGCACAGGAATTATCTCATAAACTCCATATCCTTACGGAAGTGTATTTAGTTTTTAGCATGttcccatttttcattttgcctaCAAGATTacacagcttttcctctgtgtgcAACAGGCCACCTGAATTTAGAAGGAATTCTAAATAtacagaacagcacagaaaatgaatttataatCTAATCTCTTAATACCCATAGTCAAAAATGGCAGTCTTTTGTGGACTGTAAACACTATGAGATACAGTGGTTACTTATGTAGTATCAATTATACATTCAAAGGGGACAAAATCCCAACCACTACGTAACTAAGCATTTCTTTCAAGGAAAGTATCAGGAAATAGTGCAAATACCCCTGGAATTTTCATTAACtcatcactttaaaaaacagagtCCTCCACATTTCACTACGGTGACATAGCTCTTATGTGCCATACTAATAAAAGCTTCACCTGTTAAGGAACAGCTGTCGTTCAGTAATAAAGGACTTTTATTTTCACCATTGATGGCTGGACTTCTAGATCTCTCTTGTGATGGTGAATTAAATCTATCAATCATtgttgaattttcttcttccaaagccTGCTTCAACCAACGCTGTAATAAATCAAGTTCAAATCAGTGACTTTAAGAGATTAAcaataaatgtttcaaaacacaTTACACGTGACAGAATTGGTTTGCCAATCTAGCTTTTTTCTGCCTGAATTTGTGCTAGCaaacaaagacttttttaattaatatggGATGGGGAACCATAATGAAGGGAAGCATTACCTTCTTACAAGAGCCAGTAATGTTTTCCACaggttcttttttcctcctcttttctgaaaggaatGGTGAAGTAAAACGAATATAGTGCTTTGGAGTTGAATATACATGTGGACTGTAAGTGAGACCTGGTAAAGAATTCAGTTGAGTAGCCAGAACTTCAGGGTCTGTAGTTATGCGTAGAGGCCTTTCTGATAGACTGTCTGTAGGCTTCCCTGTTTTATCACTCTTTTCACTTAACCATTCACTGACCAAGTGctaaacagagagaaagaaaaaattagtgGTTTATGAGTGCTTTTATAAGTGGCTTTTAGGAATTGTTTAGTTTAATTATTCACCTAGTCAACTGTTACACAACCCAGAAAACAGCTAGTTTCCAGGCTGCAAATTTAAGAATACATAGGGCAAGAATGAGG
The Falco peregrinus isolate bFalPer1 chromosome 6, bFalPer1.pri, whole genome shotgun sequence genome window above contains:
- the KMT2E gene encoding inactive histone-lysine N-methyltransferase 2E isoform X5, whose protein sequence is MGIDRQHIPDIYLCERCQPRSLDKERAVLLQRRKRENMSDGDTSATESGDEVPVELYTAFQHTPTTITLTPTRVTKVNDKKRKKSGEKEQNIAKCKKAFREGSRKSSRVKGSAPEIDPTDSSNFGWETKIKAWMDRYEEANNNQYSEGVQREAQKIALRLGNGNDKKDVSTSNLIFKPPVESYVQKNKKILKAAKDLPPDALIIEYRGKFMLREQFEANGYFFKRPYPFVLFYSKFHGLEMCVDARTFGNEARFIRRSCTPNAEVRHVIEDGTIHLYIYSIHNIPKGAEITIAFDFDYGNCKYKVDCACLKENPECPVLRRSEPTENINTGYETRRKKGKKEKDISREKETQNQNITLDCEGAATKMKIADNKQRKLSPLRLSISNNQEPDFIDDIEEKTPISNEVEMESEEQIAERKRKMTREERKMEAILQAFARLEKREKRREQALERISTAKTEVKSECKEAQILNDTEFIQEPAKEETATKPTPAKVNRAKQRKSFSRSRTHIGQQRRRHRTVSMCSDIQPSSPDVEVTSQHHETENAALVAEPETETVVTEMVTETEAPALSKCPTKYPKTKKHLVSEWLSEKSDKTGKPTDSLSERPLRITTDPEVLATQLNSLPGLTYSPHVYSTPKHYIRFTSPFLSEKRRKKEPVENITGSCKKRWLKQALEEENSTMIDRFNSPSQERSRSPAINGENKSPLLLNDSCSLTDLTTPLKKRRLYQLLESAFSETSTPTPSPYATPTHADITVSEASLFATPPRIKPEDEACRNGYKPIYSPVTPVTPCIHGNTMHFENISSPDSSPEIKRRAYSQEGYDRASILALNSFRNSNLTEMGLQEIKTIGYSSPRNRTDVTRQCTGEMESVSDLQQLGLEVIEQSALHKNLEAPTHDRTDSNSQLETAHCGRGTIYSSWVKSPDRTGVNFSMNSNLRDLTPSHQLEVGGGFRINESKCLIQDDARGMFMEASVFCTSEDGISSGFGRTVNNDNLMDGNCTPQNPPQKKKVSLLEYRKRQREARKSGSKTENFPLVTVSPHAAGGGNISNNGANDGFNNSGENGEQTDTAASLPLPLPTTVYNAAPEDNSNNCAIKESSSSEKNEPEVQWTASTSVEQVRERSYQRALLLSDHRKDKDSEPDSENPEPTSECPSPDTSQRTCKSPSKASKPSSPSPVVSTQSLGKTPTKPDSHWETAANAPEAECANHPKSELQQKQLTNNVQALSKNHPSQSHLRSSAEQLSHSQKLPSAPLKLHCPPSPHVENPPKSSTPHAPVQHGYLSPKPHSQQLGSPYRPHHPQSPQVGTPQRETHRNFYPAAATLPPGNQQQPSGPLFTQTTSGQSSASYSQFNQQNLNSNAPPPPPPPPPPSSTYYQSQQPSGNFQSYSQLKGSIPQQTVFSSGPNQALPGTAGQQTVPGHHVTAGHFLPSQNPSIHHQASASAAPPPPPPPPAPGPHLVQQQSTHQQHSVAHVVGPVHAMAVAPGSHIHSQAAGHHLPPPPPPPGPLPHHQPPHPSAGHQGLQAQHQHVVNSAPPPPPPPPSTVIGSGHHPASAQGLHHPSHQGPPHFPSAAHASVSSYSSQAPHHTTLGPGPQHQPAGTGPHCPLPGQGPHLQPQGPNSIATPTASGFCPHPGSVTLPHGVQGQQQASPVPGQIPIHRAQVPPTFQNNYHGSGWH